One part of the Haemophilus parainfluenzae genome encodes these proteins:
- the nrdR gene encoding transcriptional regulator NrdR, which yields MRCPFCSTEETKVIDSRLVSDGYQVRRRRECGNCHERFTTFETAELVVPKIIKNDGSREPFNEDKLRSGIQHALEKRPVSSDDVEKAISHIIIQLRATGEREVPSHLVGKLAMNELKELDKVAYIRFASVYLSFDNINEFTKEIESLKD from the coding sequence ATGCGTTGTCCGTTTTGTTCAACTGAAGAAACTAAGGTGATTGACAGCCGTTTGGTTTCTGATGGGTATCAAGTACGTCGTCGTCGGGAATGCGGGAATTGTCATGAACGCTTTACCACCTTTGAAACGGCCGAATTAGTGGTGCCAAAAATTATTAAAAATGATGGGTCACGCGAGCCGTTTAACGAAGATAAATTGCGTAGCGGTATTCAACATGCATTAGAAAAACGCCCAGTAAGTTCGGATGATGTGGAAAAAGCCATCAGCCATATTATTATCCAATTACGTGCGACGGGTGAACGAGAAGTACCAAGTCATCTCGTAGGTAAATTAGCCATGAATGAGCTGAAAGAATTAGATAAAGTGGCGTATATCCGTTTTGCGTCCGTTTATTTGAGCTTTGATAATATCAATGAATTTACCAAAGAAATTGAAAGCTTAAAGGATTAA
- the dnaJ gene encoding molecular chaperone DnaJ has translation MAKKDYYDVLGVERGADEKAIKRAYKKLAMQYHPDRTKGDKAKEEKFKEIQEAYEILGDKEKRAAYDQYGHAAFEQGGMGGGGFSGGFSGADFGDIFGDMFGDIFGGGGRGRQRVVRGEDLRYDIQITLEEAVKGTTKDIQINTLAHCDSCDGTGAEKGSKVETCPSCHGSGRIRRQQGFFVTEAVCPTCHGSGKKIEKPCKSCHGEGRVHKKKNLSVKIPAGVDTGNQLRLSGEGAAGENGAPAGDLYVVIHVKEHHIFERDGNNLYCEVPISFSMAALGGEIEVPTLDGKVKLKIPPETQTGKLFRMRGKGVSSTRSGYAGDLICRVVIETPVNLNKEQKELLEKLEESLKGQKSHSPKSSSFLDGVKKFFDNLGK, from the coding sequence ATGGCAAAGAAAGATTATTACGACGTTCTTGGTGTTGAACGTGGCGCAGATGAAAAAGCAATTAAACGTGCTTACAAAAAACTCGCCATGCAATATCACCCTGATAGAACCAAAGGTGATAAAGCCAAAGAAGAAAAATTTAAAGAAATCCAAGAAGCCTATGAAATCTTAGGCGATAAAGAAAAGCGTGCTGCTTACGATCAATACGGTCATGCAGCCTTTGAACAAGGCGGCATGGGAGGCGGTGGCTTCAGTGGTGGATTCAGCGGCGCTGATTTTGGTGATATTTTTGGTGATATGTTCGGCGATATCTTTGGCGGTGGCGGACGTGGTCGTCAGCGTGTAGTTCGCGGTGAAGATTTACGATATGACATCCAAATTACGTTAGAAGAAGCCGTAAAAGGTACAACCAAAGACATCCAAATCAATACGCTTGCTCACTGTGATAGCTGCGATGGCACTGGTGCAGAAAAAGGCTCAAAAGTTGAAACATGTCCAAGCTGTCATGGTTCTGGTCGTATTCGTCGTCAACAAGGTTTCTTCGTAACCGAAGCCGTTTGTCCTACTTGTCATGGTTCTGGTAAGAAAATTGAAAAACCATGTAAAAGCTGCCATGGCGAAGGTCGTGTTCACAAGAAGAAAAACCTTTCTGTTAAGATCCCAGCAGGTGTGGATACCGGCAACCAATTACGTTTAAGCGGCGAAGGTGCAGCGGGCGAAAATGGTGCACCTGCAGGCGATTTATATGTGGTGATTCACGTTAAAGAACATCATATCTTCGAACGTGATGGAAACAACCTCTACTGCGAAGTGCCAATCAGTTTCTCAATGGCTGCGTTAGGTGGTGAAATTGAGGTCCCAACCTTAGACGGTAAAGTGAAACTCAAAATCCCTCCTGAAACCCAAACAGGCAAACTCTTCCGTATGCGTGGTAAAGGGGTGAGCTCTACTCGTAGCGGCTACGCAGGCGATCTTATTTGTCGCGTAGTGATTGAAACACCGGTGAACTTAAATAAAGAACAAAAAGAATTATTAGAAAAACTGGAAGAAAGTTTGAAAGGACAAAAATCGCATAGTCCGAAATCTTCAAGCTTTTTAGATGGTGTGAAGAAATTCTTTGATAACTTAGGTAAGTAA
- the degS gene encoding outer membrane-stress sensor serine endopeptidase DegS — MFKKLFHSALWGLAAAGVILFAVPKLNNSSLFSADDIVSFNSAVRIASPAVVNVYNRSFSSASINDSDQLQVNNLGSGVIMTKDGYILTNKHVIQNADQIVVALQNGNIYEANLIGSDNLTDLAVLKIKATNLSTIPQNKERQVRVGDIALAIGNPYNLGQSVSQGIISAVGRSAVGDSLGRQNFIQTDASINRGNSGGALINSAGELVGISTLSIGKTANEIAEGLNFAIPISIANDVLYKIIRDGRVIRGYFGVQSEITSNSNGGIVITGVTANSPAAKAGIQVGDVILRLNKQDNLSIREMMQIISDTKPHTEVIVTVSRLGKVIDLPVIIEELPFN, encoded by the coding sequence ATGTTTAAAAAACTTTTCCATTCCGCCCTTTGGGGGCTTGCTGCGGCAGGCGTTATTTTATTTGCCGTTCCTAAGCTCAATAACAGCAGCCTTTTCTCTGCTGATGATATTGTTTCATTCAATAGTGCAGTGAGAATTGCTTCGCCTGCTGTGGTGAACGTGTACAACCGATCTTTTTCTTCTGCCAGCATTAATGATAGCGATCAATTACAGGTAAATAACTTAGGTTCTGGCGTGATTATGACCAAAGACGGTTATATTCTTACCAATAAACACGTTATCCAAAATGCGGATCAAATTGTGGTGGCACTGCAAAACGGCAATATTTATGAAGCGAATTTAATTGGTTCGGATAATTTGACGGATCTTGCGGTATTAAAAATCAAAGCAACCAATCTTTCTACCATTCCGCAAAATAAAGAACGCCAGGTACGAGTTGGTGATATTGCTCTTGCTATTGGTAACCCGTATAACCTCGGTCAAAGTGTTTCCCAAGGGATTATCAGTGCGGTAGGGCGTAGTGCCGTAGGGGATTCTTTAGGTCGTCAAAACTTTATTCAAACAGATGCATCAATTAACCGTGGTAACTCTGGTGGCGCGTTGATTAACTCTGCGGGCGAATTAGTGGGGATCAGCACGTTAAGTATTGGTAAAACAGCCAATGAAATTGCAGAAGGGCTGAATTTTGCGATTCCAATTAGTATTGCAAATGATGTGTTATATAAAATTATTCGCGATGGACGCGTGATTCGTGGTTATTTTGGGGTGCAAAGTGAAATTACTTCTAACTCAAACGGTGGTATCGTGATTACTGGCGTGACCGCCAATAGTCCTGCCGCAAAAGCAGGTATACAAGTCGGTGATGTGATTTTGCGGTTAAATAAACAAGATAACCTCTCTATTCGTGAAATGATGCAAATTATCAGTGATACTAAACCGCATACAGAGGTCATTGTTACCGTTTCTCGCTTAGGTAAAGTAATTGATCTTCCTGTGATTATTGAAGAGTTACCGTTTAATTAA
- a CDS encoding GyrI-like domain-containing protein, which produces MPLTLYPLAKIRTHNTKENPAEKIGQLWQNNFTKLPQNEPYYGVYLNYESDFTGYYDVAVAQESKPEGSFSTIEIEDLTWYEIFPTTYKSVVQTWQHIWNKEKQGLLKRAYNVDFEKYYPNGKVDIYISICPHC; this is translated from the coding sequence ATGCCACTTACACTTTATCCACTTGCTAAAATTCGTACGCATAACACAAAGGAAAATCCCGCAGAAAAGATTGGACAGCTTTGGCAGAATAATTTTACCAAATTGCCTCAAAATGAGCCTTATTATGGTGTTTATCTGAATTACGAATCGGATTTTACGGGCTATTATGATGTTGCTGTTGCTCAAGAAAGTAAACCTGAAGGCAGTTTTTCAACCATTGAAATTGAAGATCTGACTTGGTATGAAATCTTCCCTACGACTTATAAATCAGTAGTTCAAACGTGGCAACATATTTGGAATAAAGAAAAGCAAGGCTTATTAAAACGTGCTTATAACGTGGATTTTGAAAAATATTATCCAAATGGAAAAGTGGATATTTACATTTCAATTTGCCCACATTGCTAA
- a CDS encoding TOBE domain-containing protein, whose protein sequence is MKQTEILLTIKLHQELFIDPKRVRLLKEIKECGSINQAAKNAKVSYKSAWDHLEAMNKISPKPLLERNIGGKNGGGTSLTTYAERLLQLYDLLEQTQEHAFHILQDETIPLNSLLSATAKFSLQSSARNQFFGKVASQHIVDSRCIVAVNIQDLAHPLHVSITMRSAERLRLITEKEVMVMFKAPWVKISATPLEEKNNLFQATILSIENEEAIVQLKHSSIEFCASIHSKDGWKVGQDVWLHVDPEQIILATLK, encoded by the coding sequence ATGAAACAAACTGAAATTTTACTGACGATCAAACTTCATCAAGAATTATTTATTGATCCAAAACGTGTTCGCCTCTTAAAAGAAATTAAAGAATGTGGCTCAATCAACCAAGCAGCTAAAAATGCGAAAGTGAGCTATAAAAGTGCTTGGGATCACCTTGAGGCGATGAATAAAATCAGTCCCAAACCGCTTTTAGAACGCAATATTGGTGGAAAAAATGGGGGCGGTACTTCATTAACCACTTATGCCGAGCGTTTACTGCAGCTTTATGATTTGCTCGAACAAACACAGGAACACGCTTTTCATATTCTGCAAGATGAGACGATCCCACTAAACAGTCTACTTTCAGCAACGGCAAAATTCTCCTTACAAAGTAGCGCGCGTAATCAATTTTTCGGTAAGGTGGCAAGCCAACATATCGTTGACTCCCGCTGCATTGTTGCAGTAAATATTCAGGATTTAGCTCATCCATTACATGTTTCAATCACAATGCGCAGTGCTGAGCGTCTCAGACTCATTACTGAAAAAGAAGTGATGGTGATGTTTAAAGCCCCTTGGGTGAAAATTAGTGCTACCCCATTAGAAGAAAAAAATAACCTTTTCCAAGCAACAATTCTTTCAATAGAAAACGAAGAAGCCATTGTGCAATTAAAGCACAGCTCAATTGAATTTTGTGCCAGCATTCATAGCAAAGATGGTTGGAAAGTGGGACAAGATGTGTGGTTACATGTGGATCCAGAACAGATCATTCTAGCGACATTGAAATAA
- the ribD gene encoding bifunctional diaminohydroxyphosphoribosylaminopyrimidine deaminase/5-amino-6-(5-phosphoribosylamino)uracil reductase RibD has product MSDTFSPDDVKFMQLALELAAKGQYTTTPNPSVGCVLVKNGEIVGKGFHFKAGQPHAERVALADAGEKAKGATAYVTLEPCSHYGRTPPCALGLIEAGVSRVVAAMADPNPQVAGKGLKMLADAGIPSAVNLLNEQAEALNKGFLKRMRTGKPYVQLKLAMSLDGRTAMASGESKWITGEAARADVQKMRAKATALLSTSATVLADDPSLNVRWNQFPDDLKAEYAEDTVRQPIRIILDSKIRVQPSHQLFRTHSPVWLVGSIPRDMSLFPDFCEQMLLPENYDFDLLMTELGKRQVNSIWVEVGANLAGSLIEQHAVDELIIYVAPKLLGDNARGLCQLPHLEKLADAPLWQLQECERIGDDLKLSYLPNLLIKE; this is encoded by the coding sequence ATGAGTGACACCTTTTCCCCTGATGACGTGAAATTTATGCAACTGGCTCTTGAGCTTGCAGCAAAAGGGCAGTACACCACTACGCCGAATCCATCCGTAGGATGTGTGTTGGTTAAAAACGGTGAAATTGTCGGGAAAGGGTTTCATTTTAAAGCCGGTCAGCCTCATGCAGAACGAGTAGCGTTGGCAGATGCCGGTGAGAAAGCGAAAGGCGCAACTGCTTATGTGACGCTTGAACCTTGTTCTCATTATGGTCGTACACCGCCTTGTGCATTAGGTTTAATTGAAGCGGGTGTCAGTCGAGTTGTCGCAGCCATGGCTGATCCTAATCCTCAAGTGGCGGGCAAGGGCTTAAAAATGTTAGCCGATGCAGGCATACCAAGTGCGGTCAATTTATTGAACGAACAAGCAGAAGCTTTAAATAAAGGTTTTCTCAAACGTATGAGAACTGGCAAGCCTTATGTACAGCTAAAATTAGCCATGAGTTTAGATGGCCGAACAGCTATGGCGAGCGGTGAAAGCAAGTGGATCACGGGTGAAGCAGCCCGTGCGGATGTACAAAAAATGCGAGCCAAAGCGACCGCACTTTTATCTACAAGTGCTACCGTGTTAGCCGATGATCCAAGCTTGAACGTGCGTTGGAATCAATTCCCCGACGATCTAAAAGCGGAATATGCTGAAGATACTGTGCGTCAGCCTATTCGCATAATCTTAGATTCTAAAATTCGAGTTCAACCAAGTCATCAATTATTCCGCACCCATTCGCCAGTTTGGCTTGTGGGTTCAATTCCACGAGATATGTCTCTATTCCCTGATTTCTGTGAGCAAATGTTACTGCCAGAAAACTATGATTTCGATCTATTGATGACAGAATTAGGCAAGAGACAAGTGAATTCCATTTGGGTTGAAGTGGGCGCCAATTTAGCGGGAAGCCTGATTGAACAACATGCTGTAGATGAATTAATCATTTATGTCGCCCCGAAACTCTTGGGGGATAACGCTCGAGGATTATGCCAACTCCCGCATTTAGAAAAACTTGCGGATGCCCCATTGTGGCAATTGCAAGAATGTGAAAGAATTGGGGATGATTTAAAGCTCAGTTATTTACCTAACTTATTAATAAAAGAATAA
- the modA gene encoding molybdate ABC transporter substrate-binding protein, which yields MMKLTKFATALLIAGMGVSFAASAKVTVFAAASMTDALQQIANQYQTEKPNNTVVFSFASSSTLAKQVEEGAPADLFISASNKWMKYLSDKNLTVKETEKVLAGNELVLIAPAKSAVNSVDIAKGEWIKGLKDSYLSVGDPAHVPAGQYAEESLTKLNLWDQVKDKLARAKDVRGALALVERAEAPYGIVYSTDAKVSKDVKAVGVFPKDSYKPVEYPVAILKDHDNADTRDFLNYLESSAAKKIFVEYGFSVK from the coding sequence ATAATGAAATTAACTAAATTTGCAACCGCACTTTTAATTGCAGGCATGGGCGTATCTTTTGCTGCATCAGCAAAAGTGACTGTGTTTGCTGCTGCTTCAATGACTGATGCGTTACAACAAATTGCGAATCAATACCAAACTGAGAAGCCAAATAATACCGTGGTTTTCTCTTTTGCTTCTTCTTCCACCCTTGCAAAACAAGTTGAAGAAGGTGCACCTGCAGACTTATTTATTTCAGCTAGCAACAAATGGATGAAATATTTATCAGACAAAAATCTCACTGTAAAAGAAACTGAAAAAGTATTAGCAGGCAATGAATTAGTATTAATTGCGCCGGCTAAAAGTGCTGTTAATTCAGTGGATATTGCCAAAGGTGAATGGATCAAAGGCTTAAAAGACAGCTATTTATCCGTAGGTGATCCTGCGCACGTTCCTGCAGGACAATATGCAGAAGAATCATTAACCAAATTGAATTTATGGGATCAAGTTAAAGATAAATTAGCGCGTGCGAAAGACGTACGTGGTGCATTAGCCTTAGTTGAACGTGCTGAAGCCCCTTATGGTATTGTGTATAGTACCGATGCGAAAGTGAGTAAAGACGTGAAAGCAGTCGGTGTATTCCCGAAAGACAGTTATAAACCGGTTGAATATCCCGTTGCGATTTTAAAAGATCATGACAATGCGGATACCCGTGATTTCCTTAATTACTTAGAATCGAGCGCAGCGAAAAAAATATTTGTTGAATATGGTTTCTCTGTGAAATAA
- the yfbR gene encoding 5'-deoxynucleotidase, translating into MVEVKTSHFFACLDRLRLIQRWSLMRNIEKENLAEHSLQVAFVAQALAIIKNHFFDGKVNPERIAVMAMYHDTSEIFTGDLPTPIKYFNSEITHAYKDIEAAAELHLISLLPTELQESFAPYLDSEQFSPEEKHLVKQADLICAYIKAQFELEHGNHEFKTAKKRLEHLMEQWHSQEMDYFLQVFLPSFGRSIDEIAL; encoded by the coding sequence ATTGTGGAAGTTAAAACCAGCCACTTTTTTGCCTGTTTAGATCGTCTTCGCTTAATTCAGCGTTGGTCATTAATGCGCAATATTGAAAAGGAAAACTTGGCGGAGCATAGCTTGCAAGTAGCCTTTGTAGCACAAGCTTTAGCCATTATTAAAAATCACTTTTTTGATGGTAAAGTCAATCCTGAACGTATTGCAGTGATGGCGATGTATCATGATACCTCTGAAATTTTCACTGGTGATTTACCGACCCCAATTAAGTATTTCAACTCTGAAATCACGCATGCTTATAAAGATATTGAAGCAGCTGCAGAATTGCATTTAATTAGTTTGCTCCCGACTGAATTGCAAGAGAGTTTTGCTCCATATTTAGATAGTGAGCAATTTAGCCCAGAAGAAAAGCATTTAGTAAAACAAGCGGACTTGATTTGTGCGTATATTAAAGCTCAATTTGAATTAGAGCATGGTAACCATGAATTTAAAACCGCGAAAAAACGCTTAGAACATCTAATGGAACAATGGCACAGCCAAGAAATGGATTATTTTTTGCAAGTCTTTTTACCAAGTTTTGGACGCTCGATTGATGAGATTGCGTTATAA
- the modB gene encoding molybdate ABC transporter permease subunit: MEWDAIHLSMSVALSSMLWSLPFAIFIAWLVARKEFYGKSLITGIIHLPLVLPPVVIGYLLLVAMGRNGFIGKYLYQWFGLSFGFSWKGAVLASAVVAFPLVVRAIRLSLESIDFKLEQAAQTLGASPWRVFFTITLPLSLPGVLAGLVLGFARSLGEFGATITFVSNIAGETQTIPLAMYSFIQTPGAEAQTARLCLFAVILSLISLLLSEALSKRMQKKLGQGDATH, encoded by the coding sequence ATGGAATGGGATGCGATTCACTTAAGCATGAGTGTTGCATTGAGTTCTATGCTTTGGAGTTTGCCCTTCGCAATTTTTATTGCTTGGTTAGTGGCTCGTAAGGAATTTTACGGTAAGTCTTTGATTACAGGAATTATTCATCTGCCTTTGGTATTGCCGCCAGTGGTTATCGGTTATTTATTATTAGTCGCCATGGGACGTAATGGATTTATTGGCAAGTATTTATATCAATGGTTTGGCTTATCCTTCGGCTTTAGCTGGAAAGGGGCTGTATTAGCTTCAGCGGTGGTGGCATTTCCATTGGTCGTACGAGCGATACGTCTTTCCTTAGAAAGCATTGATTTTAAATTAGAGCAAGCTGCACAGACGCTTGGCGCTTCGCCTTGGCGAGTCTTTTTTACGATTACATTGCCCCTTTCTCTACCTGGTGTATTGGCAGGTTTAGTATTAGGGTTTGCTCGCTCTTTAGGAGAGTTTGGTGCAACCATTACCTTCGTATCTAATATTGCGGGGGAAACTCAAACCATTCCTTTAGCAATGTATTCGTTTATCCAAACACCAGGCGCCGAAGCACAAACTGCACGCCTTTGTTTGTTTGCGGTGATCCTTTCATTAATTTCTTTATTGCTTTCCGAAGCATTGAGCAAACGGATGCAGAAAAAATTGGGGCAGGGCGATGCTACACATTAA
- the modC gene encoding molybdenum ABC transporter ATP-binding protein ModC translates to MLHINVQQQLGRLTLRADLQLPTQGVTAIFGLSGSGKTSLINLVSGLTHPDQGFIRLNDRTLVDVENGENLPVHQRKIGYVFQDARLFPHYNVKGNLRYGMKNVSHEDFDYIVQLLGIEPLLKRYPLTLSGGEKQRVAIGRALLTDPDILLMDEPLSALDVPRKRELMQYLESLSKEINVPILYVTHSLDELLRLADRVVLMENGKVKAYDTLENVWNSPLFAPWKGESEQSSVLALPVYLHNPTYKMTALSLGEQQLWINEVHHQANEKVRVCIYSSDVSLTLSKPEQTSIRNILRGQIVQIVPQENRIDIAVLVEGHKVWASISKWAFNELHFAQGMDVYVQIKAISVV, encoded by the coding sequence ATGCTACACATTAATGTACAACAACAATTAGGTCGCTTGACCTTACGTGCGGATCTGCAGTTGCCAACTCAAGGTGTGACGGCTATTTTTGGTTTGTCAGGTTCGGGTAAAACCTCATTGATTAACTTGGTGAGTGGTTTAACTCATCCCGATCAAGGATTTATTCGTTTAAATGACCGCACTTTGGTGGATGTGGAGAACGGTGAGAATCTCCCTGTGCATCAGCGCAAAATCGGTTATGTATTCCAAGATGCGCGTTTATTCCCGCATTACAATGTCAAAGGCAATTTACGTTATGGCATGAAGAATGTCAGCCATGAAGATTTTGACTATATCGTTCAGCTACTTGGTATTGAACCGTTGCTCAAACGCTATCCGCTTACTTTATCAGGCGGAGAAAAACAACGTGTGGCGATTGGGCGAGCCTTATTAACGGATCCTGATATTTTGCTGATGGATGAACCGCTTTCTGCTTTAGATGTGCCTCGCAAACGTGAGCTTATGCAATATTTGGAAAGCTTATCCAAAGAAATTAATGTGCCGATTTTATATGTGACGCACAGTTTGGACGAATTATTACGTTTGGCCGATCGCGTTGTGCTGATGGAAAATGGCAAAGTGAAAGCCTATGACACCTTAGAAAATGTCTGGAACAGTCCGTTATTTGCCCCTTGGAAAGGTGAATCGGAGCAGAGTAGTGTGTTGGCGTTGCCTGTCTATTTGCATAATCCAACCTATAAAATGACCGCACTTTCTTTAGGCGAACAACAGCTTTGGATTAACGAAGTGCATCATCAAGCGAATGAAAAAGTGCGCGTCTGTATTTATAGTTCCGATGTATCACTCACTCTCAGCAAGCCAGAGCAAACGAGCATTCGTAATATCTTACGTGGGCAAATAGTACAAATCGTTCCGCAAGAGAATCGCATTGACATTGCGGTGTTGGTGGAGGGGCATAAAGTTTGGGCAAGTATCAGTAAATGGGCGTTTAATGAATTGCATTTCGCTCAAGGCATGGATGTTTATGTGCAAATAAAAGCCATTTCAGTCGTATAA